CAGAAATAAAATACATTTAAGACGTTATTTCTCCTGAATTGAACTGATTTTAGAATTACTTACATAACTATTGTACAAATTCTTCACAAAACAATTTCGTTGTAATTTTTGCAGAGCATAGAATTATTTTGTATTCCTCACTACTTAAATCTTAGAAACACATGGAATTGATCTTCCGCTGTATTTCATCAATGCTTTAATCTTTGTGAGATTGGGTTTAATAGATTCGGGTACAATAGTGAGAATATCATTTGTTGCGGATTTTAAGAATAAATCCAAATCTGATATTTCTATTCGGTCTGGTTTCTTATGAAGTTTTAGAATACCATTTAGGAATGATATTGTTTTCACATTGGGATCAAGACGATTTTTTTCACGAATATATTCTTCCAAAATGCGCTCGAGACCGTCTATGGCTTCTTTAATTTTAGAATTCTTCTTCAGATAGAAATCATTTATTATTTTAACTTCTTCCTCTGCTATTTTGAAATTCCTGCTGATTTGAGATTCCAATCCTGAAATCTTTTTAATTAATAAATCAAAATATGCTTCAGACTGTAATTCCTCTTTAATTTCAACTTCTGCCAATAGTTCATCCATAAAATTAATTTCTGTTTCCACTACTACCTCCTTGAATATTATTGTTATTTACTTTGTTATTTAAATACATCTCAACTGCTTCATTGATTAAAACAGTCATTGGTCTTTTCTCAACCTGCTTAAGTTGATAAAGTTTCCTGATTAGCTCCTCAGATAGAGCCGGTGTGTACATTCTGATGCCTCCTTTTTGTTTTAGTTGATTGTTGAATTGGATTGATTGGGGTTGGGATTAGGGTTGTACTAAATAAAATATTATTTTAAACGATATATTTAAGAATTGAAAGTTTTTATAAAATTATAATTTGCTTCAGTTAAAAGAATTAAATATTATACTAAAATATTATTATAATTTTATATTTTAATATTAATAATATTTTAATATTGTTCTACATCTCGGAAAAACTATGAAAAAGTTGCTATTCAGTTTATTTTTTGTTTTTGCAATTCTACAAGCTCAAGAAGATTTGAAAAATAATAGTGATTTTGGTCAATTAAAAATAATCCAACATATAAATATAAATTCATATTATTTCATCATTGATAAGAATTATGAAAACATTATTGAAATTATTAGCGATAGTATCATAACACTATCTGTTGGTAGACATGAATTGATTATCATATCAAAGGATTATGAAGACTATGAATTTGAAGTGAATATTGAAGAAGGTAAAACCGAATCATTTACATGCAACTTTATGACTAAAATAGAAGATAAGAATAATTATAAAAGAAGTAGTTATCCATGGATTAAATCAAAAATAAATACTGTTATATATACTGATGATGATTCTGAATTGTTTGTAAACGGAGAATACTTCGGTAAAGGATCAATATCAAAAGACTTTGAAGAAGGCAAATACATAATTGAATCTAAAAATACTTTAGCAGGCACTTCAACTAGAACAATAAATATTACTTCAAAACAACTTCAAACAATTTTAATTTATAATAAACCAGAGAAATCTTGGTCGCAATTATTAAGTTTTTCCCCTGGAGCAAGTCAAATATATAAGGGTCATACATTTAGAGGTTATATGTATATTGGACTAACAGCGACTTGTCTTGGTTTAGCTGTTAAATATAATGATTCATTTGAAGACAATAATGATATTTATAAAGAATATAAACTATTGTATAATGCTAGTAAAGATAAATCAATTCTTATTGATGGCAAGATTATATATCCAATTTTAGAAAATGCAAATAAAGCAAAGAAATTTTATAGTCTAGCAAAAAACGATGCGAAAATTAGAGATATACTAATCTATACGACTTTAGGCATTTATCTAATCAATATTTTAGATGCATTATTAATCGACCCGGATGGAGGATATCGTCAGACAGGTAAAAAAAGTTTATTACAAGGATTTTCAATGCATTTAGGAAGAAATCAAATGGGAATTAATTATTCAATAAAATTCTAAAACATAATAAATGAAAAATATTATTAAAACTTTATCACTGACTATAGTTTTCGCATTGTTATTAATAAACTGTGAGCATCCATCCGAATTTAAACGTGATAATAATTTTGATCGATTGGGTATTAATTTTGGAATTGAAATAAAGGGTCCAAAACAAAATGAAATAGTCGATGGTAATTTTTCAATTAAAATAGTACCTAAAGATTCTAGCACCCAGTTTAATTTAAAAATTATGGATGTATTTATTGATGATTCACTAGTAGCTTCAAGTAGTAAAATTCCTTTTACAATCGAAACAAATACAAACAGAATAAAATATGGATTTCATATTTTGAAATGCAAAATATATACGAAAGATAGTAGAGAGGATGAAGAATTTGTACAATTCTTTCATGGTCCTTTTGAACAGCTAAAAGAAATATTAGTTGAAAATAATTCAATAAGTATTGGATGGGATTTTGGGATTAAATTTTCAAAGTATATAATCAATAGCTCATTAAATAAAGAAATGATGAATTCAGACCATGTTGTAACTATTACAGATCCATTTATGGATAATTATACAGTTGTGTTGGATCAATCCTTGAATATTTTATATTATCAAATTATTGCAATAAATGAAAATGGTGATAGTGTTAAAAGTAATATCCAAGGTATAGAAAGAATTTTATTGAATACTGCTCACATAAATGATGGGTTTAGCGCTGTTGGAGTTGCTGTAAATAATTCTGGAACTATTTTTCTTGCAACTGGAAGAAACGGATTATTTGCTTATAACTATAGTGATTCTATGTTAATAAAAACTGCTGAAAAATATTTGGGTGGTTATGTAAGTCGAGTTTTAGTAAGTAAAGAAAATACTCTTTTCCTTTTGCTAAATGTTGGGGAAGGAGGCGATGAAGGATTAAATGCATACAACTATAATGGATATTCATTTAGTAAAATTGCTCACACTAAAAATGGTGTAAATGGGCTTGATTTGATTGAAGGACCGAACGGAATAATTTATATTGCGAATTATTGTGAAGGTTTGCGCGCATATTCATTTAATGGTTTAGATTTTACTTTTAAAGCGCAATTAGAAGTAATAGAAGGCTGTGCAAATGGCATCACTTTAAGTTCCAATGGAACAGTTATATTAGCAAATTCCTATAACGGTATCAAAGCATATTCGTTTGACGGTACTAGATTCACAAAAACAGCCCAAGTTGAAGGATACGCTAATGATATTGTAATTGATAATGAAGGAAGGATAATTGTTGCGGGTGGTATAGCTGGTTTAAATATTTATTCTTTTGACGGTATGAGCTTTTCGAATATTGATATGATTGATAATGGAGGGACTGCAAATAGACTCTCAATTAGCAAAGATGGAACTATTTTTCTTGCAAATGGAAATGATGGATTAAGGGCCTATTTTATAAGTAATTCAAAAATATTCAATACTGCTTATACCAACACTAATGGCAATGCGCAAGATGTTGCTATTGGTAACGACGGCACAATATTTTTAGCTAACGGAGAAGATGGATTAAGAGTTTATGAATATAAATGGATAACGCTATAAAGAATTAAATAGTTCTCTGCTCAACAAATGAAGTAAATTCATTATCAGTAAATATGATATGATCCAAAACTGAAATGTCTACAATTTTGCCGGCTTCAACCAATTTCTGAGTAATATTTATATCTTCTCTTGATGGTTCCAGATTTCCTGAAGGATGATTATGAGCGATAATTATATTTGCACATGTTGCTACAATGGCTCCGCGAAATATTTCCCTTGAGTGAACCAATTTGATGCTCCTAAATTGTAAATATTATAATTAATTGGTTTAAAATGAAAAGTCCTTCTTTAAGGGAAGGGTTAAAACTAAATTAATTTTTAATGCTTGAAAGTTTCTTATCGGTCGCGGCTCTGAGCAATGGCGGGTTAATCCCTAAAGCTTTCGGGACACTTCATTTTGGTTTTTCACAAAAGTTGGCATTTGCGTTGGCTCATTGCAAATATATAAAAAACTTTGAATAACACTCTTTTCTGCAATGACTTATATGTGATGTTGTGCAACGTATTCATTTTAGTTTTTTTCTCATTACATAATAAGCATCATGCTCTTTATGAATCTTGAAATCATTTCTTTTAAATAATTCCAAGGGACCATTAAAATTACTATTGCTCGTTTCTCCTTTTTTGGGATATGCTTCAATATAATCATAGTCTGTATTTGAATGCTCAGTAATAATTTTTTCAAGAATTTTTTGAGTAATCCCTTGTCTTCGATAATCGGGATGTATTAAAAAACAAACAACTGAATAAACCTTGTCATCAGGGTTATCGATTAAATCATAGTCCCTTAATAGTCTTTGATAATTTGATCGGTTGTTTGCATTACACCATCCAATTGGTTTATCATTTTCAAAAGCTAAATAGCCTTGTAGCTCATCATCATTTATACGATTAATTATCAGAGTACGACTTAATTCACGTGTACAAGTCTCAACATTTCCAAGGAAATGATAGTCGTTACAGTAGCATTTTGACCATTCAGGGTTTTCTTTGTGAATCATATTATCAAAAAGAAATAAATATTGGTCTTTTAAATCTTTGGTTAATGGTCTGATTTCAATATTCATATTATTTATTTTAAGGTTTTTGATATAGTGTACAACGTTTCGCTTATGTTTTGTTGAGGATTTTTAGCACTACTGTTCATACGAAGCACAAATGTTGAACCTTGCACAAATGTTTCTAAGAAGCACATCAGCCCGCCTTTTGCCAAACCGATGTTGGCAATTATACATTAAAATCTTGATTAGTTTTTAGTAGTATGAGCTTTTTTATATTCATCAAACTCTGCTTGGGTCATAAAGTTTGTTCCTTGTCCAAGAACATAATACCATTTTCCGTTATCTTTAATATAAGTTTCTGCTCTAATTACTTTAAAATGTAAATCACCGTCTGGCGTTGAAAAAACCACATCAGCAATTTTTGTTTTTATGGCTGTATGACCATTGAAAATTCTAACAAGTTCTGTCCCGGGAACGGATACCACTGATTTGAAGGTCATGCCGTTTCTTTCAAATTTTTTTAATTCTTCTTCGAGGCCGTAAGCTATTGAACCATCTGCGCCAATACTAATTGAATTGTCATTTAAAGACAGTGCAGGGTCGAAAATATTTGAGATAGAATTAATGAATTTTCTGTCTTCAGAATAATTGGTTGTATCATATTTACCTGGAGGTGGAACTTGTCCAAAGACTTTTACAGTTTGTAGGACAATGAATATCAATATCATTGTCATTTGAGATGCATTGTTAATTGGATTCATGATTATTTTATTTTTGGTTATTAATTTGTATGACTGCTAACTTATTTCTATACGCAATTATATAAAGTTTAAGTCATATTTGTAAGTTTACTGCAGATAAACCACCAAATTAAGTGTTATACAGCAAGTAATCTACTAAATTATATTTATAGCGGGAAGTCTACTTCTAATAAAATTAATAAGACTAATTTTTCAGTATTATAAACTTCATGACTATAAATTAAACTTAAATATATTATTCTTTTTTTCAAAGAGTATTTTAATATTCACATTATTAATATTCTATATAATTCTCTGCTCCACAAATGATGTAAATCCATTATCCGTAAATATGACATGATCTAAAACTGAAATGTCTACAATTTTGCCTGCTTCCACTAATTTCTTTGTAATATTTATATCCTCTCTTGATGGCTCCAGATTGCCGGACGGATGATTATGGGCGATAATTATATTTGCACATGTTGCTACAATGGCTCCTCGAAATACTTCTCTTGGGTGAACTAAACTGCTGTTTAATAAACCCTCTGAAATTATCTCAAAGCCTATAACTTTATTATTTGAGCTTAACCAAAAACTACAAACCTTTCTTTTACTTCTCCTGCAAATAGAAAGTTAAAGTTCTCATAGATATCTGAGGGAGATGTTACCTTAACCTGTTTGTCTTTAAGCTCCGGATATGATTCACTCGTATCCTTAAATTTCCAAGTGATTGTTTTAATACATTGTTTCATAGGTTGCTCCTTGAATGAATATTGTGATTTAGTGAATTGGTTTAAAAAGAAAAAGCCCTTCTTTACGGGAAGGGCAAAATCTTGATTATAAATATTTATGATAAATTATTTAATTAATAGCATCTTTCTTGATTGAACAAAGTCACCAGCTTTTATTTGATAATAATAAATTCCGCTGCTGAGATGGCCTGCATCAAAGGTTACTTCATAATTTCCATATCTTTGGTTTTCGTTAACCAATGTTTTAACTTCCCTTCCAAGAATATCAAAAACTACTAATTTTAGGTTTGACGTTTGAGGTTTTTCGTCTATCGGAATAGAATATTTTATTTTTGTTGTTGGATTAAAAGGATTAGGAAAGTTTTGATACAATGAATATTCAGTTGGGATTCTATTTTTTTCAACTTCAATACTCGTAACAACAAAGGGAAAACTGAACTCCGATGTATTACCCTCACTATCAGTGCATGTTGCAGTGATATGAGGAGCCGGTGCAGTATCAGACAAGGCAACAATAAATTTTCCAGTTCCATCAGCAATGGCTGAACCAAGGAAGTATCTTCCTTCATCTTGATCATCTGCAAGGACTTCAACATAATAACTCGGACTTGTAGTACCTGTTACTTCAGTTTTAGTCACTGAAAGCACAACGGGTGGAGTAAGTTCGTTATTTCCTCCATCAATATTCTCAATTCCTTTGCTGCCATTTTTTGAGATTGAATTCCTGCTTAAGGAATTATATTTACCTTTTTCAATCCTAACTCCGTCCCCGCCATTAAACACAATGCGGTTATTTTCAAATGAGTTGTAATCTGGAAATAGTGAGTGACCAGCAAGGACGATCCCATTTAAACCGTTACCAAGATCATATTGCCAATTTTCATCAGTTCCAATGAAGTTATCTATAACAATATTGTATTTTGAATCATCCATAAATACTAGACCATTTTGCGAATTACCGCCAATTTTGTTATTAAATATGTAATTACTATTAGATCCCAGCTCAATTTGAATACCATCAGAGTTTCCTATTTTAGTAGTACCAGTGCGATCAAGACCAACGTAATTGTTTTGTATTATGTTATACGATGATTGTGACAAGTATAAGCCTTGTGTAATACTATTTGAAATAATATTTTCTAATCCATCTACTGCACCACCAATTAAACAAGACTGTGAGTGGTGAATTACAATTCCAATTGTATTGGCAAGATGTAATAAGCCCGAGACATCCGTACCGATATAGTTACCTTGAATATTATTATTCATACAGCCTAAAAAATATATTCCGTGACCATTGCCAGAAATGAGGTTACGGGCTTCAGGATTTTCGCCTCCTATCTGGTTATAATTAGAACTGTCAACATTGATACCAACACCATTACCAAGCGCTCCCGATCCAGTTATATCTGTACCAATGTAGCAGCCCTCTATTTTGTGTCCTTCTCCACCGGATAGTTGAATACCTGAATCAAATCTATTTACAGCTAAACCACGGATTGTACAGTTATCGGACTTAATATTTAATCCTGGTGAGAGAGTCGAAACACTGGTACCGCTCAATTCTATTTTAATTTCTGCATTGCTACCTTCAGAAAACGGATAGATGTTGGGATGACTTCCTGGTTGGCTATAGCCATCAATAATAACTGGATCAATTATCGTAGGCAGTTCTGTGTTTGGAAGGATTGTGAAAGGTCCGGTTCCAGGAATATTAAAAGCAATAGAATCTAGTCCTGGATTATTATTTGCATCGATAATGGCTTGTCTTAGTGATCCAATTCCTGAGTCATTTGTATTATTGACTACATATGTTGTTGGTGCTGGAGTTTTAATCCAATTAGAAAACTCCGATGTGTTTCCGACAGGATCAGTTGTAGTTGCAGTAATTACATGGCCAGCTGGAACAACAGTGCCGATCGACACATAAAAATCAACATTACCGTTAGCGTCAGTAGTTACTTCTGTCCAGCCAATTGGTGTTTGTCCTTCACCATAACCCGAAGGATCACCAACTGGATTTGAATAGAAATCAATGCGATAAGTTGTGTTAGGCGTACTATTAAGTGAACCTGTAACGAATGTTGCAATATCAACTTCAATTTGTGTTAGAACGGGATAGTTTTGAAGATCGTTGGAACCAATATCATTATCACCCGCATCATTAAAGGTTACATCATTTGTATTTTCATTTCCCCCATCTAAATTGATTCCTAAACTGTCATTGTGATTAATGTGATTGCATACAATACGGTTTCCTAGACATGTAGTATCCGATGCATTTCCACGAGTTATCATTATCCCTGCTTTTTTATTTCCCAAAGGATTGGTGCCATTGAATTGAACTCCAACTAGATTACCTTCAATCGTGTTGTTATTAGCTGATTCAATTAATATTCCATTACCAAAATTACCTGATATTAAATTAGCAGAACCGGATTCAGTTCCTCCTATAACATTCAGACTATCACCAAGTAAATGAATTCCTTGATCAGTGTTTGGTAATGAATTGGTTCCCGAAATATCCGTACCTATAAAATTTCCTTCCACCTTACTATTTACTGCTGAAGAAATAACAATACCACGCTGATTTCCAGAAATTAAGTTTCGGGCTTCAGTTAAAGTACCACCAATTTTATTTCCAGATACATTTGCATATTTGTTGTAGACTAAAACACCGCTTTGATTTTCAAGAGAATTGAGACCAGTAATATCTGTACCTATAAAATTACCTTGTACCAAATTATTATTCCCTTCAACCGAAACACCGCAAACATCATTTCCCGAAATAATATTTCTTGCAGATGCTTCTGTTCCCCCTACAAGATTACCGTCGCTAAAAATTCGAACTCCATAATTGTTCTTAGCAATGCTGATTGCATTATAGTTAGTACCTAAATAATTTCCTTCGATAATGTTATGACCTACATTCGTTAATAATATTCCGTTTCCAATAGAGAAATTATTTATTATTAAACCTCTTACTACACTGTTACCGCAACTGATTATTAATCCATCAGCTATACCAGCATTAGTTCCATCTAACTCAATGTTCAAATATGCATTGCAACCTTGAAAAATTGGATTGGTGTTGGGACTGCTGCCCGGCTGTGAAAATCCATCTATCAAAACCGGATCAGTTATTTCCGGCAACTCAGAGAACGGTTGAATTGTGTGAACTCCATTACCAGGTATCTTAAATATTATTGTATCAGAGCCAGCGGTATTATTTGCATTAATAATAGCTTGTCGAAGTGAACCATGTCCTGAATCATTTTTGTTTGTAACTACCTTCTTTGTTGTTGTAATTGAAAATACTTGATCACTAAGGTCAAAAGGATCACTATCGGTCGCATCTGAAATCTTTACAACACAATAATCTGATAAAGTACATGGAATATTCCATAAAAATGAACCATCGTTAGCTGTTGAGTTTACAATTTCAATATATGTAGCTCCACCGTTAGTTGAATATTCGATTCTTACAGGGTTTGAATAATCATAGCTTGTCCAAGTTATTTCATATTCTGTATCTATGAACAAATTTTCTCTCCCGTTGGGTTTGGTTACTGTTATTGATGGTACGGAAGGAATTGAATAAAGGTTACCGTAAATATCGCAATCAGTCGTTGAAAAAGTGCGGTAATCATCCCAGGTTATGAGTGCGGTTGGATTTATAGTACTAGCAGCTATTGCCGGTTCTTTTGGCTTTTCATTACCGCTTATAGCTGAAATAATAAAATTAGGAGTGTAAAACGATCCTCCTGTGTATTCTTTGTCCGCTCTGATATGATTTACTTTGGTATCATTTTGTGAATTAGTAGTCGGTGTTTCTCTCCAGGCTACCATAAATTTCTGACCAGCATTATTGTAAGCGACTTTTGGTTTCCATGACTTTGCGTATTCTTTAGTATTATAAGCATAATGATCATAAATAGCTGAAATAGGAAATGAATTATCCTGTACCGGGTCGGTTGTTAAATAATCAAGTTTGTAAGGATTAACAAAACTGCCGTAAATTCCGGACCATTCTTGTCCATCCCAGGTGTTATTGTTATCTCCCCAAACGACAAAAAACGCTGGACCCGGTAAATTGTAGCCTGCTTTCATTCCGAAAGAAACATCCACGCTAAACTCACCACCAACTACACTACCCTCGCTGAATGGGATGTATCTAAAATACTGCTGACTTTGAGGATCGTAAACAACATCGATTGGACCACCATCACTATCGAGCATAGTTAA
The nucleotide sequence above comes from Ignavibacteriota bacterium. Encoded proteins:
- a CDS encoding JAB domain-containing protein codes for the protein MCRRSKRKVCSFWLSSNNKVIGFEIISEGLLNSSLVHPREVFRGAIVATCANIIIAHNHPSGNLEPSREDINITKKLVEAGKIVDISVLDHVIFTDNGFTSFVEQRII
- a CDS encoding right-handed parallel beta-helix repeat-containing protein, encoding MKKIITFLVFLTLTNTFQILADFPIKSGINSENNTAIAYNSIAHEYLVVWSENIKMGSFYVIGPIMGQRLNKNGNPIGSAFTIFSLGTLPDVAYNSQKNEYVVVSAYLNIVSAQQVSNTGNLLGSPFELVSGLPSWPRIVYNSLSGRYLSISSYIDETPPSSSNYLLRILLSTFSIDNQQYFVHTTRQWEESPIGNEFDQSRYDLAFAPIQSPETPNGRFLLAVQTHTGINLTMLDSDGGPIDVVYDPQSQQYFRYIPFSEGSVVGGEFSVDVSFGMKAGYNLPGPAFFVVWGDNNNTWDGQEWSGIYGSFVNPYKLDYLTTDPVQDNSFPISAIYDHYAYNTKEYAKSWKPKVAYNNAGQKFMVAWRETPTTNSQNDTKVNHIRADKEYTGGSFYTPNFIISAISGNEKPKEPAIAASTINPTALITWDDYRTFSTTDCDIYGNLYSIPSVPSITVTKPNGRENLFIDTEYEITWTSYDYSNPVRIEYSTNGGATYIEIVNSTANDGSFLWNIPCTLSDYCVVKISDATDSDPFDLSDQVFSITTTKKVVTNKNDSGHGSLRQAIINANNTAGSDTIIFKIPGNGVHTIQPFSELPEITDPVLIDGFSQPGSSPNTNPIFQGCNAYLNIELDGTNAGIADGLIISCGNSVVRGLIINNFSIGNGILLTNVGHNIIEGNYLGTNYNAISIAKNNYGVRIFSDGNLVGGTEASARNIISGNDVCGVSVEGNNNLVQGNFIGTDITGLNSLENQSGVLVYNKYANVSGNKIGGTLTEARNLISGNQRGIVISSAVNSKVEGNFIGTDISGTNSLPNTDQGIHLLGDSLNVIGGTESGSANLISGNFGNGILIESANNNTIEGNLVGVQFNGTNPLGNKKAGIMITRGNASDTTCLGNRIVCNHINHNDSLGINLDGGNENTNDVTFNDAGDNDIGSNDLQNYPVLTQIEVDIATFVTGSLNSTPNTTYRIDFYSNPVGDPSGYGEGQTPIGWTEVTTDANGNVDFYVSIGTVVPAGHVITATTTDPVGNTSEFSNWIKTPAPTTYVVNNTNDSGIGSLRQAIIDANNNPGLDSIAFNIPGTGPFTILPNTELPTIIDPVIIDGYSQPGSHPNIYPFSEGSNAEIKIELSGTSVSTLSPGLNIKSDNCTIRGLAVNRFDSGIQLSGGEGHKIEGCYIGTDITGSGALGNGVGINVDSSNYNQIGGENPEARNLISGNGHGIYFLGCMNNNIQGNYIGTDVSGLLHLANTIGIVIHHSQSCLIGGAVDGLENIISNSITQGLYLSQSSYNIIQNNYVGLDRTGTTKIGNSDGIQIELGSNSNYIFNNKIGGNSQNGLVFMDDSKYNIVIDNFIGTDENWQYDLGNGLNGIVLAGHSLFPDYNSFENNRIVFNGGDGVRIEKGKYNSLSRNSISKNGSKGIENIDGGNNELTPPVVLSVTKTEVTGTTSPSYYVEVLADDQDEGRYFLGSAIADGTGKFIVALSDTAPAPHITATCTDSEGNTSEFSFPFVVTSIEVEKNRIPTEYSLYQNFPNPFNPTTKIKYSIPIDEKPQTSNLKLVVFDILGREVKTLVNENQRYGNYEVTFDAGHLSSGIYYYQIKAGDFVQSRKMLLIK
- a CDS encoding host-nuclease inhibitor Gam family protein, with protein sequence METEINFMDELLAEVEIKEELQSEAYFDLLIKKISGLESQISRNFKIAEEEVKIINDFYLKKNSKIKEAIDGLERILEEYIREKNRLDPNVKTISFLNGILKLHKKPDRIEISDLDLFLKSATNDILTIVPESIKPNLTKIKALMKYSGRSIPCVSKI
- a CDS encoding GNAT family N-acetyltransferase, yielding MNIEIRPLTKDLKDQYLFLFDNMIHKENPEWSKCYCNDYHFLGNVETCTRELSRTLIINRINDDELQGYLAFENDKPIGWCNANNRSNYQRLLRDYDLIDNPDDKVYSVVCFLIHPDYRRQGITQKILEKIITEHSNTDYDYIEAYPKKGETSNSNFNGPLELFKRNDFKIHKEHDAYYVMRKKLK